One Bosea sp. 685 DNA segment encodes these proteins:
- the leuD gene encoding 3-isopropylmalate dehydratase small subunit, with product MQPFTTLTSTPAPLKVINVDTDMIIPKQYLKTIKRTGLGTALFAEMRYKEDGSENPDFVLNQPAYRKSEILVAGDNFGCGSSREHAPWALLDFGIRCVISTSFADIFYNNCFKNGILPIVVSPEDLEKLFDDADRGSNATLTVDLEKQEIKGPDGGTVKFDLDPFRKHCLINGLDDIGLTMEKAPKIQAFEKKLAKREWA from the coding sequence ATGCAGCCCTTCACCACGCTGACCTCGACACCTGCCCCGCTGAAGGTGATCAATGTCGACACCGACATGATCATCCCCAAGCAGTACCTCAAGACGATCAAGCGCACCGGGCTCGGCACCGCCCTGTTCGCCGAGATGCGCTACAAGGAGGACGGCTCGGAGAACCCCGATTTCGTGCTGAACCAGCCGGCCTACCGCAAGTCGGAAATCCTGGTCGCCGGTGACAATTTCGGCTGCGGCTCCTCGCGTGAGCACGCGCCCTGGGCCCTGCTCGATTTCGGCATCCGCTGCGTGATCTCGACCTCTTTCGCCGACATCTTCTACAATAACTGCTTCAAGAACGGCATTCTGCCGATCGTGGTCAGCCCGGAGGATCTGGAGAAGCTGTTCGATGACGCCGATCGCGGCTCGAACGCGACGCTGACGGTCGATCTCGAAAAGCAGGAGATCAAGGGCCCCGACGGCGGCACGGTAAAATTCGACCTCGACCCGTTCCGCAAGCACTGCCTGATCAACGGCCTCGACGATATCGGCCTGACCATGGAGAAGGCCCCGAAGATCCAGGCTTTCGAGAAAAAGCTCGCCAAGCGCGAATGGGCTTAG
- a CDS encoding LysE family translocator, protein MIDDLIRHLPDLALVYSAFFLAVASPGPSNLVVMATSMERGRDAGAILALGVTAGSLTWGILAAIGVTGLVVAHPGALYTIKIVGGIYLLFLAWRSARSAMRVEMPPPKAAVSGRRSFLRGYLMHLTNPKAILSWTAIIALGLRPDTPSVVLYAIIAGCMLISLGINQFYAVLFSTASMISGYRRIRRRAEACLAAFFTFASFKLLTSQL, encoded by the coding sequence ATGATCGACGATCTGATCCGTCACCTGCCTGATCTGGCGCTGGTCTATTCGGCCTTCTTCCTGGCTGTCGCCAGCCCCGGCCCCAGCAACCTCGTCGTCATGGCGACCTCGATGGAACGCGGCCGGGATGCGGGCGCCATATTGGCGCTTGGCGTCACCGCCGGCTCGCTGACCTGGGGAATTCTAGCCGCGATCGGCGTCACCGGCCTGGTCGTGGCCCATCCCGGAGCGCTCTACACCATCAAGATCGTCGGCGGGATCTATCTGCTGTTCCTGGCCTGGCGTTCGGCGCGCTCGGCCATGCGGGTCGAGATGCCGCCGCCGAAAGCCGCCGTCTCGGGGCGCCGCAGCTTCCTGCGCGGCTACCTCATGCACCTGACCAACCCCAAGGCGATCCTGAGCTGGACGGCGATCATCGCGCTGGGATTGCGCCCCGATACGCCGTCGGTCGTGCTCTACGCCATCATTGCCGGCTGCATGCTGATCTCGCTGGGGATCAACCAGTTCTACGCGGTGCTGTTCTCGACCGCCTCGATGATCTCCGGCTATCGCCGAATCCGCCGCCGCGCGGAGGCTTGTCTCGCCGCCTTCTTCACCTTCGCCAGCTTCAAGCTGCTGACCTCGCAGCTCTAG
- a CDS encoding metallopeptidase family protein has product MGSVPSVSATTGASAHAQASSSIGWDGAKAPSIAEFEVLAQAAFDHLPDAFRALCSDVVFNVTEFPEDEVLKELEAESPFDILGLFSGIGLPQQGYAPQTGQMPNTIHLYRRPILDYWAENDESLGAIVTHVLVHEIGHHFGFSDDDMDAIEAEAER; this is encoded by the coding sequence ATGGGAAGCGTACCTTCAGTCTCGGCCACGACCGGTGCGAGCGCTCATGCGCAAGCCAGCTCCAGCATCGGTTGGGATGGCGCGAAAGCGCCTTCCATCGCCGAATTCGAGGTCTTGGCGCAGGCGGCGTTCGACCATTTGCCGGATGCATTCCGCGCGCTCTGCAGCGATGTCGTCTTCAACGTCACCGAGTTCCCCGAGGACGAGGTGCTGAAGGAGCTCGAGGCAGAGAGCCCCTTCGACATTCTCGGCCTTTTCAGCGGCATCGGCCTGCCGCAGCAGGGCTATGCCCCGCAGACCGGCCAGATGCCCAACACCATCCATCTCTACCGTCGCCCCATCCTCGATTACTGGGCCGAGAACGACGAGAGCCTGGGCGCGATCGTCACCCACGTGCTGGTCCACGAGATCGGCCATCATTTCGGCTTTTCCGACGACGACATGGACGCCATCGAAGCCGAGGCGGAGCGCTAG
- the leuC gene encoding 3-isopropylmalate dehydratase large subunit gives MTSNATPRTLYDKIFDDHIIDQQEDGTCLLYIDRHLVHEVTSPQAFEGLRMTGRKVHAPHKTLAVVDHNIQTTDRSKGIVEEESRIQVEALAKNAKEFGVEYFDELDIRQGIVHIIGPEQGFTLPGTTIVCGDSHTSTHGAFGALAHGIGTSEVEHVLATQTLIQKKAKNMLVQVDGTLAKGVTAKDITLAIIGETGTAGGTGSVIEYAGDAIRALSMEGRMTLCNMSIEGGARAGMVAPDEKAFAYLNGRPKAPKGAAWEAALRYWETLYSDEGAHFDRIVRLDANNLPPIVSWGTSPEDVISVAGAVPDPALIEDETKRTSKQRALDYMGLTAGTKITDIPLDVIWIGSCTNGRIEDLRAVAKIVEGKKIAGSLDYAMIVPGSGLVKQQAEQEGLDKIFLAAGFEWREPGCSMCLAMNPDQLKPGQRAASTSNRNFEGRQGYKGRTHLVSPQMAAAAALAGHFVDVRQLG, from the coding sequence ATGACGTCCAACGCCACCCCGCGCACGCTGTACGACAAGATCTTCGACGACCACATCATCGACCAGCAGGAGGACGGCACCTGCCTGCTCTATATCGACCGCCACCTCGTCCATGAGGTCACGAGCCCGCAAGCCTTCGAGGGCCTGCGCATGACCGGTCGCAAGGTCCATGCCCCGCACAAGACGCTGGCCGTCGTCGACCACAACATCCAGACGACGGACCGGTCAAAGGGCATCGTCGAGGAAGAAAGTCGCATCCAGGTCGAGGCTCTCGCGAAGAACGCCAAGGAATTCGGCGTCGAGTATTTCGACGAGCTCGATATCCGCCAGGGCATCGTCCACATCATCGGCCCCGAACAGGGCTTCACCCTGCCCGGCACCACCATCGTCTGCGGCGACAGCCATACCTCGACGCATGGCGCCTTCGGGGCGCTGGCGCATGGCATCGGCACCTCGGAGGTCGAGCATGTGCTCGCCACCCAGACGCTGATCCAGAAGAAGGCCAAGAACATGCTCGTCCAGGTGGACGGCACGCTCGCCAAGGGCGTCACCGCCAAGGACATCACGCTGGCCATCATCGGCGAGACCGGCACGGCCGGCGGCACCGGCTCGGTCATCGAATATGCCGGCGACGCCATCCGCGCCCTCTCGATGGAGGGCCGCATGACGTTGTGCAACATGTCGATCGAGGGCGGCGCGCGCGCCGGCATGGTCGCGCCTGACGAGAAGGCCTTCGCCTATCTGAACGGCCGTCCCAAGGCGCCCAAGGGCGCGGCCTGGGAGGCGGCGCTGCGCTATTGGGAGACGCTTTACAGCGACGAGGGCGCGCATTTCGACCGCATTGTCCGGCTCGACGCCAACAACCTGCCGCCGATCGTCTCCTGGGGCACGAGCCCTGAGGACGTCATCTCGGTCGCGGGCGCAGTGCCCGATCCCGCCCTGATCGAGGACGAGACCAAGCGCACATCCAAGCAGCGCGCGCTCGACTATATGGGCCTGACCGCCGGCACCAAGATCACCGACATCCCGCTCGACGTGATCTGGATCGGCTCCTGCACCAATGGCCGCATCGAGGATCTGCGCGCCGTCGCCAAGATCGTCGAGGGCAAGAAGATCGCGGGATCGCTCGACTACGCCATGATCGTGCCGGGCTCGGGCCTCGTGAAGCAGCAGGCGGAGCAGGAAGGGCTGGACAAGATCTTCCTCGCCGCCGGCTTCGAATGGCGCGAGCCGGGCTGCTCGATGTGCCTGGCGATGAACCCCGACCAGCTCAAGCCGGGCCAGCGCGCCGCCTCGACCTCGAACCGCAATTTCGAGGGCCGCCAGGGCTACAAGGGCAGGACGCATCTGGTCTCGCCGCAGATGGCGGCGGCCGCAGCGCTTGCCGGCCACTTCGTCGATGTCAGGCAGTTGGGATGA
- a CDS encoding GNAT family N-acetyltransferase, producing MTADQDIALRPAQAGDAQAVFEITHVSIATLGKEHYSADQLAGWMGARTPAYYEALIANGRMIVAVRQGAVIGFVDAEPGEVTRLFLRPDAAGSGLGKRLLGLGIEQAREGHAGPVKVEATVNAEGFYRRHGFRTTGKGFFSHGQGGDPIEIVHMEL from the coding sequence ATGACGGCAGACCAAGACATCGCATTGCGGCCAGCGCAGGCGGGCGACGCGCAAGCCGTGTTCGAGATCACGCATGTGTCCATCGCGACGCTCGGCAAGGAGCACTATTCGGCGGATCAGCTCGCGGGATGGATGGGCGCCCGCACACCCGCCTATTACGAAGCGCTGATCGCGAACGGACGGATGATCGTCGCCGTGCGGCAGGGCGCGGTCATCGGCTTCGTCGATGCCGAGCCCGGCGAGGTCACCCGCCTGTTTCTCCGCCCCGACGCCGCAGGCTCCGGATTGGGGAAACGCCTGCTCGGCCTCGGCATCGAACAGGCCCGCGAAGGCCACGCCGGCCCCGTCAAGGTCGAGGCGACCGTCAATGCCGAGGGCTTCTACCGGCGACACGGCTTCCGAACCACCGGCAAGGGCTTCTTCTCCCATGGGCAGGGCGGAGACCCGATCGAAATCGTCCATATGGAGCTGTGA
- the rplS gene encoding 50S ribosomal protein L19 gives MNIIEQLDKEQIAKLSEGREIPHFQPGDTVQVNVKVKEGERSRVQAYEGVCIARNGGGLNEAFTVRKISYGEGVERVFPLYSPNIDSIKVIRKGKVRRAKLYYLRDRRGKSARIAERVEPRAPKAPKAAAK, from the coding sequence GTGAACATCATCGAACAGCTCGACAAAGAGCAGATCGCCAAGCTCAGCGAAGGCCGCGAGATCCCGCACTTCCAGCCCGGCGACACCGTGCAGGTCAACGTCAAGGTCAAGGAAGGCGAGCGTAGCCGCGTCCAGGCCTATGAAGGCGTCTGCATCGCGCGCAATGGCGGCGGCCTGAACGAGGCCTTCACCGTCCGCAAGATTTCCTATGGCGAGGGCGTCGAGCGCGTCTTCCCGCTCTACTCGCCGAACATCGATTCCATCAAGGTCATCCGCAAGGGCAAGGTGCGCCGCGCCAAGCTGTATTACCTGCGCGATCGCCGCGGCAAGTCGGCCCGTATCGCCGAGCGCGTCGAGCCCCGCGCGCCGAAGGCCCCCAAGGCCGCCGCGAAGTAA
- a CDS encoding SDR family oxidoreductase yields the protein MPENLHKIALVTGAARGIGLATTRRFLSEGWRAALLDIDAETLDKAMAELAQPEATLGLACDVSDPAAVAVAFAALTIRFGRLDALVNNAGTAVFKPLLETTHEEWQRVLAVNLTGPFLTTQLAAPLMADTGGGAIVNITSISGLRASTLRVAYGTSKAGLAHLTKQQAAELASLGIRVNAVAPGPVDTAMAKAVHSAEIRADYRDAIPLARYGLEEELAEAIFFLCSDRSSYITGQVLAVDGGFDAVGIGLATLRGERRNR from the coding sequence ATGCCTGAAAACCTCCACAAGATCGCCCTCGTCACCGGCGCCGCGCGCGGCATCGGGCTTGCCACCACCAGGCGCTTTCTGTCCGAGGGCTGGCGGGCCGCGCTGCTCGATATCGACGCAGAGACTTTGGACAAGGCGATGGCCGAGCTGGCGCAGCCCGAGGCGACGCTGGGGCTGGCCTGCGATGTCTCCGATCCTGCCGCGGTAGCAGTTGCCTTCGCGGCGCTGACAATCCGCTTCGGCCGACTCGATGCGCTGGTCAACAATGCCGGCACGGCCGTGTTCAAGCCGCTGCTGGAGACCACTCATGAGGAGTGGCAGCGGGTCCTGGCGGTCAACCTGACCGGGCCGTTCCTGACAACGCAGCTTGCCGCCCCCCTGATGGCCGATACCGGCGGCGGCGCGATCGTCAATATCACCTCGATCTCGGGCCTGCGTGCCTCGACGCTGCGTGTCGCCTACGGCACCAGCAAGGCCGGGCTCGCCCATCTCACCAAGCAGCAGGCGGCGGAGCTCGCCAGCTTGGGCATCCGCGTCAACGCAGTCGCACCCGGCCCGGTCGACACTGCCATGGCCAAGGCGGTGCACTCGGCTGAAATCCGGGCCGACTACCGCGACGCCATTCCGCTCGCGCGCTACGGGCTGGAGGAGGAACTGGCCGAGGCGATCTTCTTCCTGTGCAGCGACAGGTCGAGCTACATCACCGGGCAGGTGCTGGCTGTTGATGGCGGGTTCGACGCGGTCGGGATCGGGCTTGCGACGCTGCGGGGGGAAAGGCGGAATCGGTAG
- a CDS encoding SDR family oxidoreductase yields the protein MTLNEQRIVVLGGTSGIGFAVAKAASKAGAQVVVGSSSQTRVAAAVAALGADAEGRTVNLSNETATRAFFEEVGEFDHLIYTAGEPLQLLGLEADLAEVRRFFELRYWGALAAAKYGRKTIREGGSLVFTSGTAGARPLGPGWAAASSICSAMDGLTRALAVELKPLRVNCVAPGVVKTDLWAGMGEAERDAFYAAEAARLPVGHAGEVEEIAESYLYLIRQTYVTGQVLYVDGGGLLA from the coding sequence ATGACCTTGAATGAACAACGCATTGTCGTGCTCGGCGGCACGTCCGGCATAGGCTTCGCGGTCGCGAAGGCCGCCTCTAAAGCGGGAGCCCAGGTCGTGGTCGGCTCAAGCTCCCAGACGCGGGTTGCGGCGGCGGTCGCCGCCCTGGGGGCGGACGCCGAAGGACGGACAGTCAACCTCTCCAACGAGACGGCAACGCGAGCGTTCTTCGAGGAGGTGGGTGAGTTCGATCACCTCATCTACACGGCGGGAGAGCCGTTGCAGCTTCTCGGATTGGAGGCCGATCTCGCCGAGGTTCGCCGATTCTTCGAGCTTCGATACTGGGGCGCGCTCGCCGCGGCGAAATACGGGCGCAAGACGATCCGGGAAGGCGGCTCCCTGGTGTTCACCTCCGGCACGGCGGGGGCTCGGCCGCTTGGCCCCGGCTGGGCGGCGGCGTCGAGCATCTGCAGCGCGATGGACGGGCTCACCCGGGCGCTCGCCGTGGAACTGAAGCCCTTACGGGTGAACTGTGTGGCGCCCGGTGTCGTGAAGACCGACCTTTGGGCCGGCATGGGCGAGGCCGAACGCGACGCCTTCTATGCTGCTGAGGCCGCACGCCTGCCTGTCGGCCACGCCGGCGAGGTGGAGGAGATTGCGGAAAGCTACCTCTACCTCATCCGCCAGACCTATGTGACGGGCCAAGTGCTCTACGTCGACGGCGGGGGCCTCCTCGCTTAA